TTTGTTAGGAGTACGTTAACGCACTCCTATGATCATGCCTTATTCGGCAGTATCTTCGTCTGCACCAGCGTTAAGCGCTTCGGTTAGTGCCTGTTCTGCTTCAGCAGCAGAAACTGACATTTCTTCGATTTGCTCTTTGCGACGCTGTGCGCGGCGTTCGTGGTAAGCGAAACCTGTACCCGCTGGAATTAGACGACCAACGATTACGTTTTCTTTCAGACCGCGTAGGTCATCTTCTTTACCTTGAACCGCAGCTTCAGTAAGAACACGTGTTGTTTCTTGGAACGATGCCGCTGAGATAAATGACTCAGTAGACAGTGACGCTTTAGTGATACCAAGCAGCTGTGTTTCATACTGCGCTGGGATCTTGCCGTGTTTTTCAATTTCACGGTTAGCCACTTTCACGTTCGATACTTCAACCTGTTCGCCTTCAAGGAACTGCGTATCGCCTGGGTTAGTGATAATACACTTACGTAGCATCTGACGGATAACTACTTCGATGTGCTTATCGTTAATCTTAACACCCTGTAGACGGTAAACTTCCTGAACTTCGTTCACGATGTAGTTTGCTACTGCTGAGATACCACGTAGACGTAGGATATCGTGCGGAGACTCTGGACCATCAGCGATAACTTCGCCTTTTTCCACTTTCTCACCTTCGAACACGTTAAGCTGACGCCACTTAGGAATCATCTCTTCGTACGCGTCACCCTCAGCAGGTGTAATTACAAGACGCTTCTTACCTTTGGTCTCTTTACCGAAGCCGATAGTACCTGAGATTTCTGCAAGGATTGCAGGCTCTTTAGGCTTACGAGCTTCAAATAGGTCCGCAACGCGCGGTAGACCACCCGTGATATCACGAGTCTTCGAGCTTTCCTGAGGAATACGTGCTAGCACGTCACCTTCGTTAGCCACTTTGCCTTCTTTCGCTTCAATAGTGGTGAAGCTTGGAAGACGAATTTCTTGAAGACCGAACTCGTCGCTTTCAAGAATTAGCTTAGGCTCTTTAGAGTTTACTTTCGCAAGGTCTTTAACAACGATACGGGTTAGACCAGTAAGCTCGTCTTGCTGCATTTCAGTGTTAGAGTCATCAATGTCTGCGAAGCTAATCTTAGCTGCACGTTCAGTGATGATTGGGTGACTATGCGGATCCCAGTTAGCAACAATGTCGCCAGCTGCAATGGTTGCACCGTCATCCACGCTAAGTACAGCACCGTAAGGTACTTTATAGCGCTCTTTCTCACGGCCTTGCTCGTCGATAACAGTAAGTTCTGTTGAACGAGAAACGATAACCACTTTGCCGTCAGAGTTACGTACGAATTTCGCATTGTGTAGCTTAAGGCTACCCGCAGTCTTAACTTGTACGCTGTTCTCAGCAGATGCTCTTGATGCCGCACCACCGATGTGGAACGTACGCATGGTTAGCTGTGTACCTGGCTCACCGATTGACTGTGCTGCAATAACACCAACCGATTCACCGCTACCCACCATGTGACCACGTGCAAGGTCACGACCGTAACACTTAGCACAAACACCGAAGTCGTTGTCACAAGTGATTACCGAGCGAACCATGATTTGGTCAACTGAGTTAGCTTCAAGCATGTCTACTAACGCTTCGTCTAGAAGAACGTTACGCTCTACTAATACTTCGTTAGTACCTGGCTTAAGTACATCTTCTGCTACCACACGACCTAGTACACGCTCGCGTAGTGGCTCAACAACGTCACCACCTTCGATTAGTGGTGTCATTTGAACACCTTCGAATGTGCCACAGTCGTCGTTAGTGATTACCAAGTCTTGTGCAACGTCTACTAGACGACGCGTTAGGTAACCCGAGTTAGCTGTCTTAAGTGCGGTATCCGCTAGACCTTTACGAGCACCGTGAGTTGAGATGAAGTACTGTAGTACGTTCAGACCTTCACGGAAGTTTGCCGTAATTGGGGTTTCGATGATTGAGCCATCTGGCTTAGCCATCAGACCACGCATACCTGCTAGCTGACGAATCTGAGCGGCACTACCACGAGCACCCGAGTCGGCCATCATGTAAACAGAGTTAAATGATGATTGCTCTTCTTCTTCGCCATCGCGGTTAATTACGATGTCAGTCTTAAGGTTATCCATCATGGCCTTAGCTACTTTTTCGTTAGCATTTGACCAGATATCTATAACTTTGTTGTAACGCTCACCCGCGGTAACAAGACCGTTTTGGAACTGTTCCTGAATTTCGATAACTTCTGCTTCTGCCGCATCGATGATGTCTTTCTTAGCAGCAGGGATAACCATATCGTCGATACCAACAGACGCACCCGCGATCATCGCGTAGTGGAAACCGGTATACATGATTTGGTCAGCAGCAATTACTGTGTCTTTCAGACCTAGCGTACGGTAACAAGCGTTCAATAGTTTTGAAATTTGCTTCTTGCCCATCGCTTGGTTGATGATTTCAAACGGCAGACCCTTTGGAAGGATCAATGAGAAAATCGCACGACCAACAGTAGTGTCAGTTAGCGTTACTTTCTCAGTTTTGTTGCCATCTTCATCGATGTCATATTCAGTAATACGTACTTTAACGCGAGAGTGAAGCTCAGCATTACCTGTACGGTATGCTTTTTCTGCTTCATTCGGGCTGGTAAATACCATGCCTTCGCCTAGGCCGTTTACTTTGTCACGCGTTAGGTAGTAAAGACCCAATACAACGTCCTGTGAAGGTACGATAATTGGCTCACCGTTAGCAGGTGACAGAATGTTGTTCGTCGACATCATAAGTGCACGTGCTTCTAGCTGTGCTTCGATTGTCAACGGAACGTGTACCGCCATTTGGTCACCATCGAAGTCGGCGTTGTACGCCGCACACACTAGCGGGTGAAGCTGAATCGCTTTACCTTCGATTAGTGTTGGTTCGAATGCTTGGATACCCAAACGGTGAAGTGTAGGTGCACGGTTAAGTAGTACCGGGTGTTCGCGGATAACGTCGTCTAGTACGTCCCAAACCTCTGGTGCTTCGCGCTCTACTAGCTTCTTAGCTGCTTTGATTGTAGTGGCAAGACCACGACCTTCAAGCTTACCGTAGATAAACGGCTTAAATAGCTCAAGTGCCATCTTCTTAGGAAGACCACACTGGTGAAGACGTAGTGTAGGACCAACGGTAATTACAGAACGGCCTGAGTAGTCAACACGCTTACCAAGAAGGTTTTGACGGAAACGACCTTGCTTACCTTTGATCATGTCTGCAAGCGACTTAAGTGGACGCTTGTTAGAACCGGTAATCGCACGACCACGACGTCCGTTATCTAGAAGCGCATCAACAGACTCTTGAAGCATACGCTTTTCGTTGCGTACGATAATGTCTGGAGCAGCTAGGTCTAGAAGACGCTTAAGACGGTTGTTACGGTTAATTACACGACGGTATAGGTCGTTAAGATCAGACGTTGCAAAACGGCCGCCATCTAGTGGAACTAGAGGACGTAGGTCTGGTGGAAGTACCGGAAGTACCGTCATGATCATCCACTCTGGCTTGTTACCAGATTGTTGGAATGACTCAAGCAACTTAAGACGCTTAGTAATTTTCTTACGCTTAGTTTCAGAGTTGATTGAAGGCAGCTCTTCACGCATAGCCGCAACGTCTGCGTCTACGTTAAGTGCAGTAAGAAGATCGAATACTGCTTCAGCACCCATCTTCGCTTCAAACTCATCACCGTGCTCTTCAAGTGCATCCAAGTACTCTTCTTCGTTAAGAAGTTGGCTGCGCTCAAGGGTAGTCATACCTGGCTCTGTTACCACGTATGATTCAAAGTAAAGTACACGTTCAATATCACGAAGTGTCATATCTAGCATTAGGCCGATACGAGACGGAAGTGATTTAAGGAACCAAATGTGTGCAACCGGGCTAGCTAGCTCGATGTGACCCATACGCTCACGACGTACTTTAGTCAGTGTAACTTCAACGCCACACTTCTCACAGATAACACCACGGTGCTTAAGGCGCTTGTACTTACCGCAAAGACACTCATAGTCTTTAACCGGACCAAAGATACGCGCACAGAACAGACCGTCGCGCTCAGGCTTGAACGTACGGTAGTTGATTGTTTCAGGCTTTTTAACTTCACCGAATGACCATGAACGGATCATGTCAGGTGAAGACAGACCGATTCGAATATTATCGAATTCTTCAGTCTTGTTTTGTTGCTTTAGAAACTTTAATAAGTCTTTCACATTACTCTCCCAGCGGAGTCAGTCTCTAGAGCCCGGCGCAAGCACCGGGCCATCTCATAACATTACGCGGCGATTGCCGTATTACTTTTCTTCAAGCTCGATGTTGATACCCAACGAGCGAATTTCTTTAAGTAGTACGTTGAATGACTCTGGCATGCCAGGCTCCATTCTGTGGTCGCCATCGACGATGTTCTTGTACATCTTGGTACGGCCGTTAACGTCATCTGACTTAACAGTAAGCATTTCCTGAAGGGTATATGCAGCACCGTATGCTTCAAGTGCCCACACTTCCATCTCACCGAAGCGCTGACCACCGAACTGTGCTTTACCACCAAGAGGCTGCTGTGTAACAAGGCTGTAAGAACCCGTAGAACGCGCGTGCATTTTGTCGTCTACTAAGTGGTTCAGTTTCAGCATGTACATGTAACCAACCGTAACTGGACGCTCAAACTCGCGACCGGTACGACCGTCGAACAATGAAATCTGACCGCTTTCTGGAATATCAGCAAGCTTCAGCATTTCTTTGATTTCAGATTCACGTGCACCGTCGAATACAGGTGTTGCTACTGGAACACCCTTACGAAGGTTTTCAGCTAGACGACGAACTTCGTGATCTGTGAAGCTATCGATGTCAACTTCTTGGTGATTCTCACCAAGCTCGTACACCTTCTTCAAGAAGTCACGTAGTTCAGCCAGCTCACGCTGCTCTTTAATCATGCGATCAATCTTCACACCAAGACCGTGTGCAGCCATACCCAAGTGCGTTTCTAGGATCTGACCGATGTTCATACGAGACGGTACACCTAGTGGGTTAAGTACGATATCTACCGGCGTACCGTTAGCATCGTATGGCATGTCTTCTACAGGCTGGATAGTCGAGATAACACCTTTGTTACCGTGACGACCGGCCATTTTGTCACCCGGTTGGATGTGACGCTTAACCGCAAGGTAAACCTTAACGATCTTAAGTACGCCAGGTGCTAGGTCATCGCCTTGTGTGATCTTACGACGCTTCGCTTCAAACTTCTTATCGAAGTCTAATTTGATTTCAGCGTGCTGATCGGCAATTTGGTCTAGCTCTAGCTGCGCATCTTCGCTATTTAGTGCAATTTCAAACCACTTCTCGCGCGGTAGGCTGTCAAGCTTAGCTTGGTCAACACCAGCACGGATTAGCGCAGTTTGTGCACGAGCAAAAATACCGTCTGCAAGAATTTCGAACTCGTCAGTAAGGTCTTTCTTAACCTGACGTAACTGCATGTCTTCAATTTCTAGCGCACGCTTGTCTTTCTCTACACCGTCACGGGTAAATACTTGAACGTCGATTACTGTACCGTGAACAGAGTTAGGTACACGTAGAGACGTGTCTTTAACGTCAGACGCTTTTTCACCGAAGATTGCACGTAGTAGTTTCTCTTCTGGCGTAAGCTGCGTTTCACCTTTAGGCGTTACTTTACCTACAAGGATGTCACCGCCTTTCACTTCTGCACCGATGTAAACAACGCCTGACTCATCAAGCTTGCTCAGTGCAGACTCACCCACGTTAGGGATATCAGAAGAAATTTCTTCTGGCCCAAGCTTAGTATCACGAGCGATACAGCTAAGCTCTTGAATGTGGATAGTCGTAAAGCGGTCTTCCTGTGCTACACGCTCAGAAATAAGGATTGAATCCTCAAAGTTGTAACCATTCCACGGCATGAAC
The DNA window shown above is from Alteromonas sp. KC3 and carries:
- the rpoC gene encoding DNA-directed RNA polymerase subunit beta' produces the protein MKDLLKFLKQQNKTEEFDNIRIGLSSPDMIRSWSFGEVKKPETINYRTFKPERDGLFCARIFGPVKDYECLCGKYKRLKHRGVICEKCGVEVTLTKVRRERMGHIELASPVAHIWFLKSLPSRIGLMLDMTLRDIERVLYFESYVVTEPGMTTLERSQLLNEEEYLDALEEHGDEFEAKMGAEAVFDLLTALNVDADVAAMREELPSINSETKRKKITKRLKLLESFQQSGNKPEWMIMTVLPVLPPDLRPLVPLDGGRFATSDLNDLYRRVINRNNRLKRLLDLAAPDIIVRNEKRMLQESVDALLDNGRRGRAITGSNKRPLKSLADMIKGKQGRFRQNLLGKRVDYSGRSVITVGPTLRLHQCGLPKKMALELFKPFIYGKLEGRGLATTIKAAKKLVEREAPEVWDVLDDVIREHPVLLNRAPTLHRLGIQAFEPTLIEGKAIQLHPLVCAAYNADFDGDQMAVHVPLTIEAQLEARALMMSTNNILSPANGEPIIVPSQDVVLGLYYLTRDKVNGLGEGMVFTSPNEAEKAYRTGNAELHSRVKVRITEYDIDEDGNKTEKVTLTDTTVGRAIFSLILPKGLPFEIINQAMGKKQISKLLNACYRTLGLKDTVIAADQIMYTGFHYAMIAGASVGIDDMVIPAAKKDIIDAAEAEVIEIQEQFQNGLVTAGERYNKVIDIWSNANEKVAKAMMDNLKTDIVINRDGEEEEQSSFNSVYMMADSGARGSAAQIRQLAGMRGLMAKPDGSIIETPITANFREGLNVLQYFISTHGARKGLADTALKTANSGYLTRRLVDVAQDLVITNDDCGTFEGVQMTPLIEGGDVVEPLRERVLGRVVAEDVLKPGTNEVLVERNVLLDEALVDMLEANSVDQIMVRSVITCDNDFGVCAKCYGRDLARGHMVGSGESVGVIAAQSIGEPGTQLTMRTFHIGGAASRASAENSVQVKTAGSLKLHNAKFVRNSDGKVVIVSRSTELTVIDEQGREKERYKVPYGAVLSVDDGATIAAGDIVANWDPHSHPIITERAAKISFADIDDSNTEMQQDELTGLTRIVVKDLAKVNSKEPKLILESDEFGLQEIRLPSFTTIEAKEGKVANEGDVLARIPQESSKTRDITGGLPRVADLFEARKPKEPAILAEISGTIGFGKETKGKKRLVITPAEGDAYEEMIPKWRQLNVFEGEKVEKGEVIADGPESPHDILRLRGISAVANYIVNEVQEVYRLQGVKINDKHIEVVIRQMLRKCIITNPGDTQFLEGEQVEVSNVKVANREIEKHGKIPAQYETQLLGITKASLSTESFISAASFQETTRVLTEAAVQGKEDDLRGLKENVIVGRLIPAGTGFAYHERRAQRRKEQIEEMSVSAAEAEQALTEALNAGADEDTAE